The genomic interval AAACTTTAAGACACATAACAACATGGAACCTCAATCTACTTTCTCACACAAGGCTCTACTCTACTGCTTCACTTCTGCTCCACAATATTCAGAGCTCAAACATGGCTTCGGCTACTCTCTCTGTAGCCAAACCAGCTCTTCAGGTTCAACAATTTTTCATGCATCCTTAGAAACAAAGTTCTGTTACTTATTCTGCCATATTCTGCAAAGCTAaggttgtttttttataatagtttttaattcCTTGCTCTATTCAGGCAAATGGGAAAGGTTTCTCTGACTTCTCTGGCCTTCGCAGCTCATCAAGCTACCTTCCCTTTTCCAGAAAAACCTCAGAGGATTTCAATTCTGTCATTGCCTTCCAGACCTCTGCAGTAAGTTCCTTACACCATTAATGAATGTCTAATGTTCTTGTAAAGTAAAAATACTAGGTAAGTGAATATAGATATACAACCGTATACAAGAAATTATCATATAGATATTCTTCCAGAACTATGTAATAGACCAAATTTTTCAGATGGTACATGCAGAAGTCCTTCAGttaataatttatcttttctAGCAGTTTTTATACCACATTAATAATGTGTCTGAACCAAAAGCACACACCCAATTCGTGATCATCATTCTGTACGAGTTCTTGGCTTGAATTAGAAGAGTTTGAACTATGCCTTTCAGCATTTGAATATAGAAATAAACAAGGAAAGGAAACCCCAGTGTGAACCAGTGAATTGTTAATTATGCATGATGATATCAAAGAGTtaattagaaaagaaaagatgTGTGATGTGTTTAACAATGTTGCACGTATGTGTACTTTTTGAAGGTTGGAAACAGTGGAGGATACAAGAAGGTTGTAGTAGAAGCAAAACTGAAGGTTGCCATAAACGGATTTGGAAGGATTGGAAGGAACTTCTTGAGATGCTGGCACGGTCGTAAAGAGTCCCCTCTTGATGTGATTGCCATCAATGACACTGGTGGTGTGAAACAAGCCTCTCACCTCCTCAAATATGATTCCATCCTTGGAACCTTCGATGCTGTTGTCAAGCCTGTAGGGAGTGATATCATCTCAGTTGATGGAAAAGAAATCAAAGTTGTCTCTGATCGAAACCCTGCCAACCTTCCTTGGAAGTAAGATTCTTCTTCAGTTTCATACAATTAGAGTCTGTTTGCATACAAagttagaagtactttccaaaGTTTCTCTTaggtaaaaaaaactatatttcaAGTAGAGAAGTTGTTTCTGGTTTGTATCCAAACATGCTCCTAGTTTAGTAAAATCTTGATGAAATTTTTGTATGGAGAAGAGAGTGACAGTTCATGAAGGTGACTGTGTGCTTTAATTGCAGGGAGTTGGGGATAGACTTGGTGATTGAAGGAACTGGGGTGTTTGTAGACAGAGAAGGAGCTGGGAAACACATTGTAGCAGGAGCTAAGAAGGTGCTCATCACAGCACCTGGTAAAGGAGACATCCCCACCTATGTGGTTGGTGTCAATGAATATGATTACAGTGGAGATGAACCAATCATCAGCAATGCCTCTTGCACCACTAACTGCCTTGCACCCTTTGTCAAGGTCCTTGACCAGAAATTCGGTAATGTGCCTTGTCATCACTTTTTCTGTCAAATTCATTCCTCATCCATCACATTGAAACgtctt from Phaseolus vulgaris cultivar G19833 chromosome 1, P. vulgaris v2.0, whole genome shotgun sequence carries:
- the LOC137813737 gene encoding glyceraldehyde-3-phosphate dehydrogenase A, chloroplastic produces the protein MASATLSVAKPALQANGKGFSDFSGLRSSSSYLPFSRKTSEDFNSVIAFQTSAVGNSGGYKKVVVEAKLKVAINGFGRIGRNFLRCWHGRKESPLDVIAINDTGGVKQASHLLKYDSILGTFDAVVKPVGSDIISVDGKEIKVVSDRNPANLPWKELGIDLVIEGTGVFVDREGAGKHIVAGAKKVLITAPGKGDIPTYVVGVNEYDYSGDEPIISNASCTTNCLAPFVKVLDQKFGIIKGTMTTTHSYTGDQRLLDASHRDLRRARAAALNIVPTSTGAAKAVALVLPTLKGKLNGIALRVPTPNVSVVDLVVQVSKKTFAEEVNAAFRESAEKELKGILSVCDEPLVSVDFRCTDVSSTVDSSLTMVMGDDMVKVIAWYDNEWGYSQRVVDLADIVANKWK